The DNA sequence GGCGTCGTTACCGCCGCAAGCGGCGAGCACCATCGAAAGGGACAAGACGAGTGTCAGCAAGAGCATGAATGATTTGTGCGTTCTCTTAGGTGTTTTTCGTGATGTCACTGGTGGTTTCTCTTCCTTTCCAATCCTATCTCTCTTTTGTTTTTTTTATGGTTCCCTCTAATACAGATGACAGGCCACGTTATGACCCGCTCTCACCTCCTTCAAGGTCGGAATTTTCACCTTGCATTCCGGCATCGCGTGCGAACAACGCGTATGGAAGACGCAGCCGCTCGGCGGGTTGATCGGACTCGGCACGTCACCTTCGAGCACGATCCGTTCACGCTTGAAGCGCGGATCGGGAATCGGGATCGCCGACGTCAGCGCCTGCGTGTACGGATGGAGTGGCTTTTCGTACAACGATGCCTTATCGGCGATTTCGACGAGTTTCCCGAGGTACATGACGCCGATGCGGTCGCTCATGTGCTTCACGACGCTCAAGTCGTGCGCGATGAACAAATACGTCAACCCGAATTCTTTTTGTAGTCCTTTCAGCAAGTTTAACACTTGCGATTGAATCGACACGTCGAGCGCTGACACGGGCTCGTCCGCAATAATGAGTTTCGGCTTCAATGCGAGTGCGCGGGCGATGCCGATGCGCTGCCGCTGTCCCCCAGAAAATTCGTGCGGGTATTTGTAGTACGATTCCGCGGGCAATCCGACCTTCTCTAACAGGTCGAGCACGACTTCTTTGTGCGTTTTATGCGACTTGTCACCGTAATTGCGCAGCGGTTCGTCGATGAGATGGCCGACCATCATTTTGGGATTGAGTGACGCATAAGGGTCTTGGAAGACAAGTTGAAAATCGGCGCGCAGTTTTTGTAGCTGAGAGCCTTTCACATTCGTAATGTCAGTGCCGTCAAAAATTATTTTCCCGCTCGTCGCGTCGTTGAGGCGGACGACGGTGCGTCCGGTCGTCGATTTGCCGCACCCGGATTCCCCGACGAGTCCGAACGTTTCTCCCTTTTTCAGCGAGAAAGACACGTTGTCGACAGCTTTCACGTCACCTATTTTGCGGCGAAAAAAACCGCCGCGGATCGGATAGTACACCTTCAATTCCTTGACTTCGAGTAAATTTTCGTTAGCAGCCACGGTCACACCTCAACTTTACCGGCAGGATAATTTAATAGGCACCGCGAACGGTGACCCGGACTTATTTCGACGAGTTCCGGCTGTTCCGTCATACATTTGTCCATCCGTACCGGACAACGATCGGCAAAACGGCAACTCGTATGGGACAGTTTCGTCAGCGGCGGAACGATCCCTTTAATCGTGTTCAACTCTTCTTTCTCTTCGTCGAGCCGCGGAATGGACGAAAGTAACGCCTTCGTGTACGGGTGCTGGGCGTCGTAAAAAATTTTGTCGACGCTGCCCTCTTCCACGATTTGCCCCGCGTACATGACGACGACGCGGTCAGCAATTTCAGCGACGACGCCTAGGTCGTGCGTGATGAACAGGATCGCCATCTTCTCCTGTTCCTGAATTTCTTTTAGCAATTCTAAAATTTGCGCTTGCACCGTCACGTCTACCGCCGTCGTCGGCTCGTCGGCGATGAGTAGTTTCGGGTGCAGTGCAATCGCCATCGCGATCATGACCCGTTGCCGCATCCCGCCGGACAATTGGTGTGGATACTCGTCCATTATGCGTTCCGGACGAGAAATACCGACGTTTTTGAGCAGTTCGACGCACCGTTCGCGCGCGCTCTCTTTCGACATGTCCGTATGGTTAAAGAGCGCTTCTTGCAATTGTGAACCGATCGTAAACACTGGGTTTAACGCAGTCATCGGCTCTTGGAAGATCATCGCGAGATCTTTGCCGCGCAGTTTGTTCATTTCCGCCTCGGACAACTTGGACAGTTCGTGTCCGTCAAAGACGATATCGCCCCCGGAAATCTCGCCGTTATGTTTCGGCAACAAATGCATGATCGACAACGAGAGCACACTTTTACCACAACCGGATTCGCCGACGATACAAACAACTTCTTTTTCTTTCACGGAAAGATTAATACCTTCAATGGCGTTGTAAAATTTTCCGTCGATATGAAACCCGGTCGATAGATTTGTAATTTCGAGAAGGTTGTTTTCCGCCATATCATTGCCTCTTTTTGTTATGAATTTCTTGAAACTTTGTCTTAGTATAGCATGCTGCCAACAACTTAAACAAGCGGCGAATTTTTTAATAATAGCGTTTAACGATCCGATTAATAGCCTCTCAATAAAAGATTTTAGCTTCTTATCTCGTCAATTGTGCCCCCGATTTCTCACTCGCAAGCAGCCGTAAAACGCAAACTGTATATGTAATGATACCGCTTTCTCCACATTATAGACAAAAAAAGTGCCGCTGGCTACTTTTAAAAATTTTCTATCAGATGATTGCCCGCGTGCATATTTATTATTTTTAATGTCGTATTTATAACTTTTAAATCGTGCTTGGACACGGTTTGTAGCGGTCTGTCAGCGGTACCGGATGAGCAGGGAGTGTCCATAGGGAACGGACACAGAAGGCGCAAGTAGCAAAAATGCACCGTGCGCCCACGGATCGCACTTCCTGCTGTAGCTTCGGTTGCGCGTCCTAACTGAGCGGTGATGACGGGCTCGCGGTTGCGCAGGAAACGATAGCCATTTACGCAGTCATAAAGATATGATGTCCCTTGGAAAAATTACCAAGCTAACAAAAATATCACCTGTTCTCGTTTGCGAGTCGCGCAATCGTCTCATCCAACCAGTCGCGGTCCGCTTTAAAGAGCGTGATGCGATGACTTACCGTTAACGCGACCCCCATACCGAAGCTGTGCCGCGGTGCCCGCTCATATTTTTCGATTAGCTCTGTCAAGTAATCGCGCCGCTGCGTCAAATAGTGAATCACTTCTTCGCGCGGCAAGTGGTCGCAAAAAAGTAGCCCGATGTCGCCTGAAGGCGTCGTCGCTTCGACGTGAGCCAAACCGTCGCGCAACAGCTCAAAAAACGCCTTTTTCCCCTTTTCCGTAATTGAATAAACGTGTCGCTGTAGCCGGTTGTCGCCTTTTTCGACGGTCACGTCGACGTGCCCCGACTTGTGTAGTCGTTTCAACAACGCATATGCCGTCGCCTTCTTCATGCCGGACACGCGGCCGAGGTTTTTTTCAATAAAATCGTTGATTTGATAGCCGTGCTGGCTTTGATTCATTAATAAACCTAATATTAGCAATACGCGTTCGTCCATTTACTTACCCCTTCAGTCGTCAATAATGTTGGCAATCGCGATGAATCGCCTAGCTCTGTTGGAAATAATAAAAAGAGGTTTCCTAATAGTCGACAATAGTCATCCTTGACTATCGGAAAAAGCTGTTGCTAAAATAATGACAGTGCAGTAGTCACATATGACTATGCACGACACTATTTATTATATATGACATTTCGCACTGACAGACAAGCGTATAGGAAAATCCGCTGGGAAAGGTTCTGGGAAACGATGAATAAAGATGTCAAATGGCCGTTACTTATTTTCGCGATTGGCGTGTTTATGGCCGCGTTGGACAATGGAATTATGACGTCTGCATTGACGACGTTGACCCACGCTTTCGGCGTAACGCCGACGTGGGGGACGTGGACGATGACACTATATACGCTCGGAATGGCGATCAGCGTGCCCATTGTCGGCAAGTTCTCTGACCGCTACGGCCGCAAACGGTTGTTTCTCATTGAAATTGGTCTGTTCGGATTTGGCTCGCTCCTCGTGGCACTCAGTCCGAACTTCGTCTCCTTTCTCGCTGCTCGCTTTATTCAATCGCTCGGCGGGGGCGGTATTTTTATTATCGCTAGTTCTTACGTGTTAAGTACGTTTCCGAAGGAGCGGCAAGGGCGTGCACTCGGGATGATTGGCGGGATGCACGGGATCGCCTCGGTGCTCGGGCCGAATATCGGTGCGCTTATATTGAGTCTTACCGGCAGCTGGCATTGGCTATTCCTCATTAATTTGCCGATTGCCGCCATTTTGTTCGCTTTGGGGACGAAGCATTTGCAAGAAGGGCGGGAACAAGTGGCGACGCGAACCGACTGGATTGGCATCGTCATCTTGACGGGGGCGATTTTTTCCTTTATGTACGGTGTGACGACGTTAGACGGCGGCCACGTCAGCAACAGTTTACTCGCCCCTTCGTCCCTCGCGTGGCTCGGCTCCGGGGTACTGCTGTTCGTCGCCCTGTGGCGCTACGACAAGCGGGCAGCGCGGCGCGCGATCGACCCGATTTTACCGACGGATATGCTGCGCGGTACCGCTTTTCGCTTGACGCTTCTACTGGGACTGTTCTCCGGCGCCATTCTCGGGGCGGTCATCTTTATTCCGGGGTACGTCGAACAGTTTTTGCACGTCGATG is a window from the Numidum massiliense genome containing:
- a CDS encoding ABC transporter ATP-binding protein; translation: MTVAANENLLEVKELKVYYPIRGGFFRRKIGDVKAVDNVSFSLKKGETFGLVGESGCGKSTTGRTVVRLNDATSGKIIFDGTDITNVKGSQLQKLRADFQLVFQDPYASLNPKMMVGHLIDEPLRNYGDKSHKTHKEVVLDLLEKVGLPAESYYKYPHEFSGGQRQRIGIARALALKPKLIIADEPVSALDVSIQSQVLNLLKGLQKEFGLTYLFIAHDLSVVKHMSDRIGVMYLGKLVEIADKASLYEKPLHPYTQALTSAIPIPDPRFKRERIVLEGDVPSPINPPSGCVFHTRCSHAMPECKVKIPTLKEVRAGHNVACHLY
- a CDS encoding ABC transporter ATP-binding protein — encoded protein: MAENNLLEITNLSTGFHIDGKFYNAIEGINLSVKEKEVVCIVGESGCGKSVLSLSIMHLLPKHNGEISGGDIVFDGHELSKLSEAEMNKLRGKDLAMIFQEPMTALNPVFTIGSQLQEALFNHTDMSKESARERCVELLKNVGISRPERIMDEYPHQLSGGMRQRVMIAMAIALHPKLLIADEPTTAVDVTVQAQILELLKEIQEQEKMAILFITHDLGVVAEIADRVVVMYAGQIVEEGSVDKIFYDAQHPYTKALLSSIPRLDEEKEELNTIKGIVPPLTKLSHTSCRFADRCPVRMDKCMTEQPELVEISPGHRSRCLLNYPAGKVEV
- a CDS encoding PadR family transcriptional regulator, which encodes MDERVLLILGLLMNQSQHGYQINDFIEKNLGRVSGMKKATAYALLKRLHKSGHVDVTVEKGDNRLQRHVYSITEKGKKAFFELLRDGLAHVEATTPSGDIGLLFCDHLPREEVIHYLTQRRDYLTELIEKYERAPRHSFGMGVALTVSHRITLFKADRDWLDETIARLANENR
- a CDS encoding MFS transporter, encoding MNKDVKWPLLIFAIGVFMAALDNGIMTSALTTLTHAFGVTPTWGTWTMTLYTLGMAISVPIVGKFSDRYGRKRLFLIEIGLFGFGSLLVALSPNFVSFLAARFIQSLGGGGIFIIASSYVLSTFPKERQGRALGMIGGMHGIASVLGPNIGALILSLTGSWHWLFLINLPIAAILFALGTKHLQEGREQVATRTDWIGIVILTGAIFSFMYGVTTLDGGHVSNSLLAPSSLAWLGSGVLLFVALWRYDKRAARRAIDPILPTDMLRGTAFRLTLLLGLFSGAILGAVIFIPGYVEQFLHVDAAMSGFWFTPLALAAGVGAAGGGHIIDWKGPIASLTAAASSAVIGFALFPLWVEAPWQMVVASCFVGLGFGAMLGAPLNVLATERTERDKGIALATLSLARQIGMAIAPTFYAGFLARSFVGIGTTVREQLSANGRRPVPPQLLEQLSGANDFQSLTQLLEKIPDPHVKAVLEGAIDTAVRQGFNGLFYAALTISILAFVTIGILARVRKKQGGQLAERTTTPRVT